TAAAGTAAAacgaaaagaaaagaaatgaaaagaaataaagtaaaatgaaaagaaataaagtgaagtgaagtgaagtgaagtgaaacGAAACGAAACGAAACGAAATGAAAcgaaataaaataaaataaaataaaataaaataaaataaaataaaataaagaaacaaaccaaaacacaataGCACCAGGTGATATTTCTCTCCAACCGGCCGCTCCGACTGGGCAATTGTCGGTTTTAGAGGTATCGGGTCGCTTTTCCCCGCTCGGGATCTAGGGaaataagaacataaaaataaaaataaaaataaaaataaaaataaaaataaaaataaaaataaaaataaaaataaaaataataatatagaaGGAAACAAGGGGGGAGAGACCAGGGCCTCTCCTGCGCTCCTGTGTCCGGGGATGGAGCTGCCTGAGCCCCCCAACGGGACCCGCTCCGCTCCGGGGGCTTTGGCCGGAGCAGGAAAAGTCCCAAAAAGGTGGcagagaaggagggggaggcagcCAGGGCCGGCTCGGGAACCCCCACCCCGGCAAAGCCTTGTCGCCTTTGCGTCCCCAAATCCGCGGGGACAGAAGAGGGAAAACCCGcgtgggagctgcagctggaggcgGTGCCCCTCTCCccaattttttgggggggagacAAAAATCCTGCCCCAGCCGAAACGAagggggacaggggaaggggagTGCCGCCGGCCCCGGAGACGGTGCGGGCAGGGGACACGGGAAAAGCCAAGGAGGGGAGGATCGGGGAGGGGGCACCCTGAGCTGTCCGTGCCCGGCTGGTTTAGGGTTTTTCTGGGGTTTGGTGCGTTTTAATACTTTATGTTCGGATTTTTGTCGTTTGGATggttccttcctccctttttgtGGCATCATCAACTTGGCATGGGGGCTGcgagccccgctccccctcccAGTTaacccagcagcacccaggtgCGATGCTGGAAACGGGAGGGAAACCACCTCGGGGGAAGGCTGCGGGCGAGCGTTGCGCTCTTGTTATTGTAGGGTCGCGATTGTGGGCTCGCAACCACGGCCGTGAGCTTGAGGCAACCTCGTTTTCCGCACGGTACCCGTGCGACGGGACAGGGACACCCGGGTATCGACCACCGGAGACCCCCGGGAGCCCGGGGAGAGCCGTCGGGGAAAGCCGGTGCGACGTGCTGGGAAAGCGGAGGGGGGCTTTTCTCGGCGGGTGAAAGGTTCCCTCGCTGTGTCATGGGAAAAGATGCAAATATGCAAACGTTTTCTGGCATTGTCCCGGCTCAGGGTGAAAAGTTAAAGCATAAAAGCGGCGGGGGGAGCTGAGAAAAGGGGGGGTTGGAGGGGCGCCTCTTCAAAGGGGGCTGGCTGGCTCGGGGAAGCCGGCTGCCGCTCGCCCGCTCTCCGGGGCGGGTTCCCAAGGCGTCGGggtgggaaataaaaaaatacgAGTGTGCCAGGAGGGGAGGTCGCCTTTTTCCCCGAGGGCATCGCCCCTCCCGGCTTTCCCGATGGAGATGAGAGCGGGCAAAGCTCTTCCTTCGGTACCCCCGTGggcgccccgcagcccggctTTGGGGAGCTCTTTTTGGGGCGGGAGGCGCTGCTCGAGTACAGGGCACGGGGCCCACGTCGAGGCCGTCGGGGGCGAGGGGGAAAAGGAGCCCCCAGGGGCATCGGGGCCCCGACAGCGCCGGGTTTGGAGGCTGCGGGGACACACGCGTGGGGGACAGAGGCTGTGCCCTCCGAGGGGGGGTCTCCTCTTACCTCGCCTCCATCGCCCGTGACCGAGTGGGCAGCGCCCTAGAAAGAGCAGCAggccgcggcggcgggggggtTTTGTGGCTTAAAAGAACCAcgagaaagaagaaaaaaaaaatcgcttggtggatttttaatgaaaactccCTCCTCCTCCGCCCCTTCcttgccccccagccccaagaaGAGCTGGTTAAAGCGCTGCCCGCAGATCGGCCGCGATACACGGTTCCCATATTCCCACCCTCGCCCTTAGATCTCCCTCTCTGTCTTTTGCAAGTCTCTTGATTTCATCCTTTGAACCTGTGATTGGAGGTTAAAGTGCACCAGGTTGCAATGGAAGGAGGAAGCTCTTAAACAATAAAGGCTTGAATATTTAGCTGTGATCAGGTCGCTGCCCTCTCCTtatctttttaaatgcaaatcgTCTTTTAGGGGTAGTAGCTATATACCCAGCGCCTCTCCACGTCACCTGCCTTTGGTGTGTCTGGGCCATTACTAATAGGGCCTTGTAAACAATCGTTAATCATGTAAGTGCTGCCGGCCATCGGCTTCGGACCGGCCCCGGCAGCGAGCAGCGCTCGGCGCCGAGgcagagcggggccgcggcccctccgcctgccccctccccgccccgggggagcccggccccgggccccagcagctccgagagccccagcagcatgcGGAGAGCCGCCGCCGGGGTCCCGCCAGCATGTACGTGAGCTACCTCCTGGACAAGGACGGGCCCATGTACCCCGGCCCCGTGCGCCACTCGGGGGGGCTCAACCTGGCGGCGCAGAACTTCGTGGGCGCCCCCCAGTACGCGGACTACGGGGGCTACCATGTGAACCTCGACAGCTCCCAGTCCCCCGGCACGGCCTGGCCGGCTCCCTACGCCGCTCCTCTCCGCGACGACTGGGGAGCCTACGGGCAAGGGGCGCCGCCGGCCGCCGGAACCGTCCACGGCCTCAACGGGGGCTCCCCGGCCGCAGCCATGGCCTACAGCCCCGCCgaataccaccaccaccacccgcACGCCCACCACCACGCCGGCCCCTCGCCCCACTGCTCCGCCGGGGTCATGCAGCCCCTcaacgccgccgccgccgccgccggggccgccccggaGCCGCTGTCccccggggggcagcgccgAGGGCTCTGCGAGTGGATGAGGAAACCGGCGCAGCCCCCCCTCAGCAGCCAGGGTAAGCGGGGAGCCGGCGGGGAACCGCGGAAAGGGGCGCCCCGTCGGGGGACGGGGGGGCTCCGCGCCCGTCGGGGGGCCCGGGGAGGGGGACCTCGGCACAAACCCGCTCGGGAGCTGCTCCTCGGCGGCGTTTTCTTGCTGGCCGCCGGGGGGAAAAAGCGCTGCTGACGGCCGCCCCGCGCTCCCCGGTACGCGGCCTGCGGCGGAGGGCAGCGGCAGAGCCCCGAGGGCTCCCCGTGCGCCCCGTCGGGGGGTCGCGGAGCTCCGGGAGCGAGCCCGGGCGGCATCCCGAGGGCAACGCTCcgctcttcctccctcctccgcTCCGCTCGTCCACTTATAGCcacttaaaagatttttataacCAATTACAGGCGTATAAATCATCGGCCGGTGTCGCTCCGCATTTGTTTCTGACTCACTGGCCGCCTAACCCTTTAGGAACCCTTAGCGCGGCCGGGCCACCCCTGCGGGGATTTCGGGTGCCCTCGGTCCCCGAAATGGGGCCGGGAGGCGCGAGGGCGTCCCCCCTTCCCCTtgtgtccccccctccccgttcCCCCGGCGGCCGAGGCTGCCTGGGGGAGGCCGGGGGAGGCCGCTCCCGGCGCCGCTCTCCCTTGTGATGTTAAtccccccgcagcccggccgggcCCCCTCTTTTATATATTCCTCCCCCCACCTTTACATCTGCCACGGGGAGATGCATGCCTCCCGCTTTGATGTACACCTTCCGCTGCCattgtctctcttttttatttatatttataaatatacgGCCGAAAAGCACCCAACAAAAAGGGACTTTGGGCATCCCTCTCCCAGCTCCGGGGGGTTCCCCGacggcccggggcggggggtCCCGGGCACAGAGGCTCTGGGGAATCCCCGGTGCCCTCGCCGCTGGCTCCGGGTGGCGGTGGCGGTGTTGGAGGAGCTCCCCCGGGGCCCGTGGCGCTTCCCAGAGCAGCCCGTGGTGTTCCCACAGGTCGGGGCTGCGCGGTGGTGGCCGGTCCCCTGGCTCCATTCAAATTCTGCCTTTGGAGCCAGTGTTTATGTTAATGCgcgaggctggggggggggggggatgaaaGCGCCTGCCGCCATTTGTTCAGTAGTGGTAATTCAAACAGAATGTGGCTGTCATTAAGGCTTTGagaagggttttctttttttttttttttttttttttttttgtctttgataaGATCTCCTTGTCCCGCATTGTTTGGGATTGTGTTCCCTATTCACTGGCTCTGGGGAGTTTTCTCTGATCAGGCTTGTATCTTTACAGGGTGCTTTTGTTGTGGTTTGCAGAGAGTTTACCTGAACAAAGTCAGCCTGCCAGCCATTAAGCACCTAGGGGGCAGAAACTCCCCGCGCCTCAGAtctctggggaaggagaagggccGGGGCTCCAACCAGCTCAACCAGAAACGAGCCCAAGAAAGGAGGTCACTCCATGCAGCCATGCATATACTCGCCGGCCACTCGCCGAAATTCGCCTTCGGAttgggttttgttcattttgggGGGCTGCAACCGCACGGGGCCCTCCCGGGGGCACCGCGGAGTCCCCTCCGGCCCTGCCCGACGCCGGCAGCGGGGCGAGGGGCGgcggagctgggcaggagcccgggggctgctccgAGCCGCCGGGCCCTCAGCCgggctttcctttcttttccccttttccccccttttcccttttttttttcccctttttccctcctttttcccttttcccttttttttttcctttttttccccatttttcccttttttcccccctttttccttttttttcc
This is a stretch of genomic DNA from Cygnus atratus isolate AKBS03 ecotype Queensland, Australia chromosome 1, CAtr_DNAZoo_HiC_assembly, whole genome shotgun sequence. It encodes these proteins:
- the CDX2 gene encoding homeobox protein CDX-2, encoding MYVSYLLDKDGPMYPGPVRHSGGLNLAAQNFVGAPQYADYGGYHVNLDSSQSPGTAWPAPYAAPLRDDWGAYGQGAPPAAGTVHGLNGGSPAAAMAYSPAEYHHHHPHAHHHAGPSPHCSAGVMQPLNAAAAAAGAAPEPLSPGGQRRGLCEWMRKPAQPPLSSQVKTRTKDKYRVVYTDHQRLELEKEFHYSRYITIRRKAELASSLGLSERQVKIWFQNRRAKERKINKKKLQQAQPGGAEPLSPGAPLQGPTGGAAAAGLGPAAPQ